A single genomic interval of Microbacterium sp. BLY harbors:
- a CDS encoding metallophosphoesterase, whose protein sequence is MILTEHPRPSHTFVHISDTHLPGERSPLYGSGADADANLAEMLDRLVASGLRPDALLFTGDLTDRGDAAAYGRLRELVTPAAAALGCEVVWAAGNHDDRRAMRSELGLAGAGDEPIVEVRWFGGMRVIVVDSTVPGAHWGEVPSSQLEWLEGELSTAAPQGTLLLLHHPPLPTVLDLAVTVELRDQDALAEVLRGTDVRGILSGHVHHPSFGTFAGIPVAVASSSAYGQDLAQPVGATRGQDAAQGYNLVHVYADTIVHSAVSLERGADVGEPVAADEAGRRIAGVGIDWRD, encoded by the coding sequence ATGATCCTCACCGAACACCCTCGCCCGTCGCACACCTTCGTGCACATCTCCGACACGCACCTGCCGGGTGAGCGGTCGCCGCTGTACGGCAGCGGGGCCGACGCCGACGCGAACCTGGCGGAGATGCTCGACCGGCTCGTCGCCTCGGGGCTCCGTCCAGACGCGCTGCTGTTCACGGGGGATCTGACGGACCGGGGCGATGCCGCCGCGTACGGGCGCCTGCGCGAGCTCGTGACGCCCGCAGCCGCGGCGCTCGGGTGCGAGGTCGTGTGGGCGGCCGGCAACCATGACGACCGCCGTGCCATGCGATCAGAGCTCGGACTCGCGGGGGCGGGTGACGAGCCGATCGTCGAGGTGCGGTGGTTCGGGGGGATGCGCGTCATCGTCGTCGATTCGACGGTGCCCGGCGCGCATTGGGGGGAGGTGCCGTCGTCGCAGCTGGAGTGGCTGGAGGGAGAGCTGTCGACGGCGGCACCACAGGGCACGCTGCTGCTCCTGCACCATCCGCCGCTGCCCACGGTGCTCGACCTCGCCGTGACCGTCGAGCTGCGGGATCAGGACGCGCTCGCGGAGGTGCTGCGGGGGACGGACGTGCGGGGCATCCTGTCCGGCCACGTGCACCATCCGTCGTTCGGCACGTTCGCCGGGATCCCCGTCGCCGTCGCCTCGTCGAGCGCGTACGGACAGGACCTCGCGCAGCCCGTCGGCGCCACACGCGGACAGGACGCCGCGCAGGGCTACAACCTCGTGCACGTGTACGCCGACACCATCGTGCACTCCGCCGTCTCGCTCGAACGCGGGGCGGACGTCGGAGAGCCGGTCGCCGCCGACGAGGCCGGGCGACGGATCGCCGGCGTCGGGATCGACTGGCGCGACTAA
- a CDS encoding ABC transporter ATP-binding protein codes for MIRFDDVEVVFGDHRAVSHLDLEIQEGEFFTLLGPSGCGKTTALRTLAGFIEPTGGRIHIAGRDVTRVPSEKRGVGMVFQNYALFPSMNVRENIAFGLSVQKVSKAEQRRRVDEVADRTGLAASQLEKNVAELSGGQQQRVAIARALALTPSILLLDEPLSNLDAKLRVQLREQLKELQHEVGVTTVYVTHDQEEALTLSDRIAVLDAGTLQQVGTPEEIYDRSATPFVCRFIGENNRLSPAQLVAIGAGLDATAESYVRPEKLHLASPSDATADGTASLDGTVAERTYHGSHSVYTVSAADATLRVSVPAAASAHRWDVGDAVRIDVDPRWILQYPAA; via the coding sequence ATGATCCGTTTCGACGACGTCGAGGTCGTGTTCGGCGACCACCGTGCGGTCTCGCACCTCGATCTGGAGATCCAGGAGGGTGAGTTCTTCACCCTCCTGGGTCCGTCCGGATGCGGCAAGACCACCGCCCTGCGCACGCTCGCGGGGTTCATCGAGCCCACCGGCGGGCGCATCCACATCGCCGGTCGCGACGTGACCAGGGTGCCGAGCGAGAAGCGCGGCGTGGGCATGGTGTTCCAGAACTACGCCCTGTTCCCGAGCATGAACGTGCGGGAGAACATCGCGTTTGGCCTGTCGGTGCAGAAGGTGTCGAAGGCCGAGCAGCGGCGGCGCGTGGACGAAGTCGCCGACCGCACCGGACTCGCCGCGTCGCAGCTGGAGAAGAACGTGGCGGAGCTGTCCGGCGGCCAGCAGCAGCGCGTCGCCATCGCCCGGGCACTCGCCCTGACCCCGAGCATCCTGCTGCTCGACGAGCCGCTGTCGAACCTCGACGCCAAGCTCCGCGTGCAGCTGCGCGAGCAGCTCAAGGAGCTGCAGCACGAGGTCGGCGTGACCACCGTGTACGTCACGCATGACCAGGAGGAGGCGCTCACCCTCAGCGACCGCATCGCGGTGCTCGACGCCGGGACCCTGCAGCAGGTGGGCACGCCGGAGGAGATCTACGACCGCAGCGCGACCCCCTTCGTCTGCCGGTTCATCGGCGAGAACAACCGGCTCAGCCCCGCGCAGCTCGTCGCGATCGGCGCGGGCCTCGACGCCACGGCCGAGAGCTACGTGCGGCCGGAGAAGCTGCACCTCGCGTCGCCGTCCGACGCCACCGCCGACGGCACGGCGTCGCTCGACGGCACCGTCGCGGAGCGCACGTACCACGGCAGCCACAGCGTCTACACGGTGTCGGCGGCCGATGCGACGCTCCGGGTGAGCGTGCCGGCCGCGGCGAGCGCGCACCGGTGGGACGTCGGCGATGCCGTGCGCATCGACGTCGACCCGCGGTGGATCCTGCAGTACCCGGCGGCGTGA
- a CDS encoding DUF4127 family protein, translated as MSDPTLRPRIALLPLDDRPVNVKLPGDVAAVAGVTLDVPPAEILPSYRTAGDADALGAWLRERAADPATVHVVVSVDMLLYGGLIASRTSADTTRDVLARLDVLREVRRLRPDLPISAVSLVTRASNSYSAAEEPTYWTEHGKEIHALGGDAHRLLGETEVLPLDELTPVPAEVVSDYSSRRLRNHIVNLSTLGLVEDGTLDFLAITADDTAPFAAGSAEQVWLRHWMRMLPSGRQVLMYPGADEVGAALVARALAANAGVTASFSVACADAAGMERIPPYENMSLAASASRQIRAAGAVEVTARGDVTLVLHAPDPDRHDMFRGRPDVVDAEAVAGTVALVRERLDAGEHVALADVRYPNGADEALVRALAEAGLLGRLEAFGGWNTAGNTLGSVVAVAAAGVVGRATGSFDERAARIALLTRLLDDFAYQAVVRTDVGPSLFPDIYPMVDDAQVATAERVIRAELTALLESMLPADDVRIEELTLPWRRSFEIGLTLR; from the coding sequence GTGTCCGACCCGACCCTCCGCCCGCGCATCGCGCTGCTCCCCCTCGACGACCGGCCGGTGAACGTCAAGCTCCCGGGCGACGTCGCGGCCGTCGCCGGGGTGACCCTCGACGTCCCGCCCGCGGAGATCCTCCCCTCCTACCGCACCGCGGGCGACGCCGACGCGCTGGGCGCCTGGCTGCGCGAGCGGGCTGCAGACCCGGCGACCGTGCACGTGGTCGTGTCGGTGGACATGCTCCTGTACGGCGGACTGATCGCGAGCCGCACGAGCGCCGACACCACGCGCGACGTGCTGGCGCGCCTGGACGTGCTGCGCGAGGTGCGGCGGCTGCGGCCCGACCTGCCGATCTCGGCGGTGTCGCTGGTGACCCGGGCGAGCAACTCGTACTCTGCGGCCGAGGAGCCGACCTACTGGACGGAGCACGGCAAGGAGATCCACGCGCTCGGCGGCGACGCGCACCGACTGCTCGGCGAGACCGAGGTGCTGCCGCTCGACGAACTGACCCCGGTGCCCGCCGAGGTCGTCTCCGACTACTCGTCGCGGCGGCTGCGCAATCACATCGTGAATCTCTCCACCCTCGGCCTCGTGGAGGACGGGACCCTCGACTTCCTGGCGATCACCGCCGACGACACCGCGCCCTTCGCGGCGGGCAGCGCCGAGCAGGTGTGGCTGCGGCACTGGATGCGGATGCTGCCGTCGGGTCGTCAGGTGCTGATGTACCCGGGGGCGGACGAAGTGGGCGCGGCGCTGGTCGCGCGGGCCCTGGCCGCGAACGCCGGCGTGACGGCGTCGTTCTCGGTCGCCTGCGCGGATGCCGCCGGGATGGAGCGCATCCCGCCGTACGAGAACATGTCGCTCGCGGCGTCCGCCAGCCGGCAGATCCGTGCCGCGGGCGCCGTCGAGGTGACCGCCAGGGGCGATGTCACGCTCGTGCTGCACGCTCCCGATCCCGACCGGCACGACATGTTCCGCGGACGCCCCGACGTCGTCGACGCGGAGGCCGTCGCGGGCACGGTCGCCCTCGTGCGGGAGCGTCTGGACGCCGGGGAGCACGTGGCCCTGGCCGACGTGCGGTATCCGAACGGCGCGGACGAGGCGCTCGTGCGCGCGCTGGCCGAGGCCGGACTGCTCGGGCGCCTGGAGGCGTTCGGCGGCTGGAACACGGCGGGGAACACGCTCGGCAGCGTGGTCGCGGTGGCGGCGGCCGGAGTCGTCGGCCGAGCCACGGGCTCGTTCGACGAACGCGCCGCGCGGATCGCCCTGCTCACCCGCCTGCTCGACGACTTCGCCTACCAGGCCGTCGTCCGCACGGATGTGGGCCCGTCGCTCTTCCCTGACATCTACCCGATGGTCGACGACGCACAGGTGGCGACCGCCGAGCGCGTCATCCGCGCGGAGCTGACGGCACTGCTGGAGTCGATGCTGCCCGCCGATGACGTGCGGATCGAGGAGCTGACCCTCCCCTGGCGGCGCTCCTTCGAGATCGGACTCACCCTGCGCTGA
- a CDS encoding extracellular solute-binding protein yields the protein MADRQQRRWALIGMTAAAAIALSGCTASGDGDAGDGGSDGGSGDTLIVYTNSNSDGRGEWITEKAADAGIDIEIVGLGGADLTNRIIAEKNNPVGDVVFGLNNMFFEQLKTEEAITAYEPSWSGEVPADAGDPKDGAFWPLVEQAIVTVYDSNRITDAPSDPDDLYTDEEFAGRYEVNPALGQATPQLVLASMLTRHLDEDGDLGVSDEGWDLVKSYYANGSPAVEGTDLYARITRDEVDYGVLPSSGIAARDAEYGTSTGMIVPEYGVPYVTEQIAQINGTDNEKKAQEFIDWFGSAEVQGEFAAEFNAMPVNEGAVEKANPEVVELMGTLDRQDIDFGFVSENLGAWVEKVTLEYIG from the coding sequence ATGGCCGACAGGCAGCAGAGGCGCTGGGCGCTCATCGGAATGACGGCCGCGGCGGCGATCGCGCTCAGCGGATGCACCGCGAGCGGCGACGGAGACGCGGGCGACGGTGGCAGCGACGGCGGCTCCGGAGACACCCTCATCGTCTACACGAACTCGAACAGCGACGGCCGCGGCGAGTGGATCACCGAGAAGGCGGCGGACGCGGGCATCGACATCGAGATCGTGGGCCTCGGCGGCGCCGACCTGACCAACCGCATCATCGCGGAGAAGAACAACCCCGTCGGCGACGTGGTCTTCGGCCTGAACAACATGTTCTTCGAGCAGCTCAAGACGGAAGAGGCCATCACGGCCTACGAGCCGAGCTGGAGCGGCGAGGTGCCCGCGGACGCCGGCGACCCGAAGGACGGCGCGTTCTGGCCGCTCGTCGAGCAGGCCATCGTCACGGTCTACGACTCGAACCGCATCACCGATGCGCCCTCCGACCCCGACGACCTCTACACCGATGAGGAGTTCGCGGGCCGCTACGAGGTCAACCCCGCGCTCGGCCAGGCAACCCCGCAGCTCGTGCTCGCCAGCATGCTCACCCGCCACCTCGACGAGGATGGTGACCTCGGCGTGAGCGACGAGGGCTGGGACCTGGTGAAGTCGTACTACGCCAACGGCTCGCCCGCCGTGGAGGGCACCGACCTCTACGCCCGCATCACCCGCGACGAGGTGGACTACGGCGTGCTGCCGTCGAGCGGCATCGCCGCCCGCGACGCGGAGTACGGCACCAGCACCGGCATGATCGTGCCCGAGTACGGCGTCCCCTATGTGACCGAGCAGATCGCGCAGATCAACGGCACGGACAACGAGAAGAAGGCACAGGAGTTCATCGACTGGTTCGGCAGCGCCGAGGTACAGGGTGAGTTCGCGGCGGAGTTCAACGCCATGCCGGTGAACGAGGGCGCGGTCGAGAAGGCCAACCCCGAGGTCGTCGAGCTCATGGGCACGCTCGACCGTCAGGACATCGACTTCGGTTTCGTGAGCGAGAACCTCGGCGCCTGGGTCGAGAAGGTCACGCTCGAGTACATCGGCTGA
- a CDS encoding HNH endonuclease signature motif containing protein, which produces MSKMSGLREAMDRLDEAWGAADEATELSRAQLVDVVDAIGRLQRRLDAMHVDVAAGIARESRAELGADSLAKQRGYRTAAKLIAAMTGISTGEAQRLVKVGEATAPRSDLLGAPLPARYPLLREALASGALGAPTTALLVALLDRCRVAAGAERIAEAERVLVSAAEGLELDAVRKLVLRAEAWLDPDGVAPRAEEQRGRRGLRIFERDGMVHLHAQLDAETAAPVVTAIRGHVSAVFAARLDAPDADAPDADRRTVTMIQADALSLFCAHVLGCESDRVPLAGATVVVRVSLRDLQAGTGSATIDGLDQVIDIGAARRMAAGGGVIPCVLGGASEVLDWGRQKRLFTRAQRLALVERDGGCAMCGLPPGMTKAHHLRWWQRDRGPTDLANGILLCETCHHRIHDNGWEIVIEGAGVTGRPWFVPPRWVDPRRTPRLGGRARFDVAA; this is translated from the coding sequence ATGTCGAAAATGTCCGGGTTGCGCGAGGCGATGGATCGCCTCGACGAGGCGTGGGGCGCCGCGGACGAGGCGACAGAGCTCTCCCGCGCGCAACTCGTCGACGTCGTCGACGCGATCGGGCGTCTACAGCGCCGGCTCGACGCGATGCACGTCGACGTGGCCGCCGGCATCGCTCGGGAATCACGCGCGGAGCTCGGGGCCGACAGCCTCGCCAAGCAGCGCGGATACCGTACGGCGGCGAAGCTCATCGCCGCGATGACGGGCATCTCGACGGGGGAGGCGCAGCGCCTCGTGAAGGTCGGAGAGGCGACGGCGCCGCGCAGCGATCTGCTCGGCGCGCCGCTGCCCGCGCGGTATCCGCTCCTCCGGGAAGCGCTCGCGTCGGGTGCACTCGGTGCCCCGACGACGGCCCTCCTCGTCGCTCTTCTCGACCGCTGTCGTGTGGCCGCCGGTGCGGAGCGCATCGCCGAGGCAGAGCGCGTGCTGGTCTCGGCCGCCGAAGGTCTCGAGCTCGACGCCGTGCGCAAGCTCGTCCTCCGTGCCGAAGCGTGGCTCGACCCCGACGGCGTGGCGCCGCGGGCGGAGGAGCAGCGGGGCCGGCGCGGGCTGCGCATCTTCGAACGGGACGGCATGGTGCACCTGCACGCGCAGCTCGATGCCGAGACCGCGGCGCCGGTCGTCACCGCGATCCGCGGTCACGTGTCCGCCGTGTTCGCCGCCCGCCTCGACGCGCCCGACGCCGACGCGCCCGACGCGGATCGGCGTACGGTCACGATGATCCAGGCCGATGCGCTGTCCCTCTTCTGTGCGCACGTTCTCGGGTGCGAGAGCGACCGGGTGCCGCTCGCCGGAGCGACGGTGGTCGTCCGGGTGTCGCTGCGCGACTTGCAGGCGGGAACCGGGTCGGCGACCATCGACGGGCTCGACCAGGTGATCGACATCGGTGCCGCTCGGCGGATGGCCGCCGGCGGCGGCGTCATCCCGTGCGTCCTCGGCGGGGCGAGCGAGGTGCTCGACTGGGGGCGCCAGAAGCGCCTCTTCACGCGGGCCCAGCGCCTGGCCCTCGTCGAACGGGACGGCGGGTGCGCCATGTGCGGGTTGCCGCCCGGAATGACGAAGGCTCACCACCTCCGCTGGTGGCAGCGCGACCGAGGCCCGACCGATCTCGCCAACGGGATCCTGCTGTGCGAGACCTGCCACCATCGCATCCACGACAACGGGTGGGAGATCGTGATCGAGGGGGCCGGTGTGACCGGACGCCCCTGGTTCGTTCCGCCGCGGTGGGTCGACCCGCGGCGTACTCCGCGGCTGGGCGGACGGGCGCGCTTCGATGTCGCTGCGTGA
- a CDS encoding iron ABC transporter permease, with protein sequence MSAPQNDSRPVPPPSAAMTDTPGALTTEAAEAGTATKPRLRRGRPGSVRAMLRSPLAWVTGIVVIWFAAAFLVLPNAELLAATFFPDGQFSIRAVEKLLGSERALKTLGNSFLLAITLSVTVNVVGVFIVLVTQYFQVRGAKLLWLGYATTLIYGGIVLAAGYNFIYGKFGFITNLMVNIWPDMDRNWFSGYFAVVFVMTFATTTNHMLFLSSSLGKVDYASIEAAKLMGASTWTILRRIVLPVMKPMLFAVTVLTFLIGLGALTAPLVLGGPDFQTVAPLIIDLSRSPITRDIAALLAIVLGVATIILLAIMNRAEKSGVYFSVAKVATPIQKQRIRNPFANAVVHVVAYLLWVIYLIPVVLIVIFSFVDARSILAGSITLDNFTLDNYITVFSSAAALRPFVVSVVYSALAAVIVVGGLLFVARMMQKHRNLLTTAIEYVLHIPWILPIVLIALAFVMAFDAPQPLVGNIVLTGTPVLLLVAYICVKIPFTLRLLKAGFASVPDSLEDASRILGARSLTTFRRVLIPLVLPTAAAITALNFNSLLDDYDAAIFLYHPLYKPLGVAIQESTRGENNLDAMPITFVYTVLLMIIMGVTMYLVYGRGSRAGAPRRRKQRA encoded by the coding sequence ATGAGCGCTCCGCAGAACGATTCCCGTCCGGTGCCGCCGCCGTCCGCGGCGATGACCGACACCCCCGGCGCCCTGACGACCGAGGCCGCCGAGGCGGGCACCGCGACGAAGCCCCGCCTCCGCCGCGGCCGTCCCGGCAGCGTGCGGGCGATGCTCCGCTCCCCGCTCGCGTGGGTGACCGGCATCGTGGTGATCTGGTTCGCCGCCGCCTTCCTCGTGCTGCCGAACGCCGAACTGCTCGCCGCGACCTTCTTCCCGGACGGCCAGTTCAGCATCCGTGCCGTCGAGAAGCTGCTCGGCAGCGAGCGCGCGCTGAAGACGCTCGGCAACAGCTTCCTCCTCGCGATCACGCTGTCGGTCACGGTGAACGTCGTCGGGGTGTTCATCGTGCTGGTGACGCAGTACTTCCAGGTGCGCGGCGCGAAGCTCCTGTGGCTCGGCTACGCCACGACCCTGATCTACGGCGGCATCGTGCTCGCCGCCGGCTACAACTTCATCTACGGCAAGTTCGGCTTCATCACGAACCTGATGGTGAACATCTGGCCGGACATGGATCGCAACTGGTTCTCCGGCTACTTCGCGGTCGTGTTCGTGATGACGTTCGCGACGACGACGAACCACATGCTCTTCCTGTCGTCGTCGCTCGGCAAGGTGGACTACGCGTCGATCGAGGCCGCGAAACTCATGGGCGCCTCGACGTGGACGATCCTGCGCCGCATCGTGCTGCCGGTCATGAAGCCGATGCTCTTCGCCGTCACGGTGCTGACGTTCCTGATCGGCCTCGGGGCGCTGACCGCGCCGCTCGTGCTCGGCGGGCCGGACTTCCAGACCGTCGCGCCCCTCATCATCGACCTGTCGCGCAGCCCGATCACGCGTGACATCGCGGCGCTGCTGGCGATCGTGCTCGGTGTCGCGACGATCATCCTGCTCGCGATCATGAACCGCGCCGAGAAGTCCGGTGTGTACTTCTCGGTCGCGAAGGTGGCGACGCCGATCCAGAAGCAGCGGATCCGCAACCCGTTCGCGAACGCGGTCGTGCACGTGGTCGCCTACCTGCTCTGGGTGATCTACCTCATCCCGGTCGTGCTCATCGTGATCTTCTCGTTCGTCGACGCGCGGAGCATCCTCGCCGGGTCGATCACGCTCGACAACTTCACGCTCGACAACTACATCACCGTGTTCTCCAGCGCGGCGGCCCTCCGGCCGTTCGTCGTGAGCGTCGTCTACAGCGCCCTCGCCGCGGTCATCGTGGTGGGCGGGCTCCTGTTCGTCGCGCGGATGATGCAGAAGCACCGCAACCTGCTCACCACGGCGATCGAGTACGTGCTGCACATCCCGTGGATCCTGCCGATCGTGCTGATCGCCCTGGCGTTCGTGATGGCGTTCGATGCCCCGCAGCCCCTCGTCGGCAACATCGTGCTCACGGGGACGCCGGTCCTGCTGCTCGTCGCGTACATCTGCGTGAAGATCCCGTTCACGCTGCGGCTGCTCAAGGCCGGCTTCGCGTCCGTGCCGGACTCGCTGGAAGATGCCTCCCGCATCCTCGGCGCCCGCTCGCTGACCACGTTCCGGCGCGTGCTGATCCCGCTCGTGCTGCCGACCGCGGCCGCGATCACGGCGCTGAACTTCAACAGCCTGCTCGACGACTACGACGCCGCGATCTTCCTCTACCACCCGCTGTACAAGCCGCTCGGCGTCGCGATCCAGGAGAGCACGCGCGGCGAGAACAACCTCGACGCGATGCCCATCACGTTCGTCTACACCGTGCTGCTCATGATCATCATGGGTGTCACCATGTATCTCGTGTATGGACGAGGATCGCGCGCCGGAGCGCCCCGCCGACGGAAGCAGCGCGCATGA
- a CDS encoding LacI family DNA-binding transcriptional regulator — MSGADAGTPALRVTISDVAAAAGVSRATATRALKGEGRFAPETQERILEAAERLGYVRNTMAAELAAGRTGTVGLMLRDASNPAYGLLFSRLQEEAHQRGLDLVTVTIGADEQGAKQVNALHRLLGMRVAGLIVATGGISAAQLEPFADQVPILRAGRVESAGRIHTAHYDDEGHGRLLAEHIVALGHRKVVVLAGSPEASYPEHLRALAMREVLIRAGVAVTMISAGARPDDGVDEALAAVRAGSTAVMCASDYRQLAVMRALRAAGLRVPEDVSVTGCDGILPGADLLGLTTLRIPVEAVAAAAVETMQQLLTADEPETLVRRSFTGTLVPGSTAAAV, encoded by the coding sequence ATGAGCGGGGCGGATGCCGGGACGCCCGCCCTGCGGGTCACGATCAGCGACGTCGCCGCGGCGGCCGGGGTGTCCCGCGCGACGGCGACCAGGGCGCTGAAGGGTGAGGGCCGGTTCGCGCCGGAGACGCAGGAGCGCATCCTGGAAGCGGCCGAGCGGCTGGGGTACGTGCGCAACACGATGGCCGCCGAGCTCGCCGCGGGACGCACCGGCACCGTCGGTCTCATGCTGCGCGACGCCAGCAACCCCGCGTACGGTCTCCTCTTCTCCCGGTTGCAGGAGGAGGCGCATCAGCGCGGCCTCGACCTCGTGACCGTCACGATCGGCGCCGACGAACAGGGCGCCAAGCAGGTGAATGCGCTGCACCGACTGCTCGGCATGCGCGTCGCCGGGCTCATCGTCGCCACCGGCGGCATCTCCGCGGCGCAGCTCGAGCCGTTCGCCGACCAGGTGCCGATCCTGCGCGCCGGGCGCGTGGAGTCGGCGGGCCGCATCCACACCGCCCACTACGACGACGAGGGGCACGGGCGCCTGCTCGCGGAGCACATCGTCGCGCTCGGGCACCGGAAGGTCGTCGTGCTCGCCGGGAGTCCTGAGGCGTCCTATCCCGAGCACCTGCGGGCCCTCGCGATGCGCGAGGTGCTGATCCGCGCCGGGGTCGCCGTCACGATGATCTCGGCCGGCGCCCGCCCCGACGACGGCGTCGACGAGGCCCTCGCGGCCGTGCGCGCCGGATCGACCGCCGTGATGTGCGCGTCGGACTACCGGCAGCTCGCCGTCATGCGCGCCCTCCGTGCGGCGGGCCTTCGCGTCCCGGAGGACGTGAGCGTCACCGGCTGCGACGGCATCCTGCCCGGCGCCGACCTGCTCGGGCTCACCACGCTGCGGATTCCCGTGGAGGCGGTGGCCGCGGCCGCCGTCGAGACCATGCAGCAGCTGCTCACCGCGGACGAGCCGGAGACGCTCGTGCGCCGCTCCTTCACCGGAACCCTCGTCCCCGGGTCCACGGCCGCCGCCGTCTGA
- a CDS encoding glycosyltransferase, with protein MSSATAGETADGRVRVSVVVPVFRPKESFDDLIASLDAQTLSRDAFEVLLCDDGSGEETAERLAHIAKDRPHVRVLSLPHSGWPGTPRNRGVEEARGTYVQFVDQDDRLYPRALERLCDYADENGSDVVIGKEVGIGRKLPAKIFQRDIPRAVLGEDPILEMLTPHKMFRTAFLREHGIRFPDGKVRLEDHLFVMQAYFAADTISVLASEPCYAWVKEPGSASSARIEPESYFPHLETVLDVVEANTEPGKVRDRLLRHWFRGKILNRIAGRRMVKYPAEYRDRLLDVVVPLVQRRFGPGVDAGLSFPQRIRAALLRADRRDDLIAFAAFEAETTCTATVTAARWSRGGLQLTVRVRLMRDGEEAFVFETVGSADRLVSLPLSTTADLPSGLLNARKERRADRVDLVARDTPAPGQPTESTAGSERKVGGRRPKRLDAVPIALDPMKVFREDGEREADLSVAVRFAGWMFTAPLTAAPDVTAHLGRSPLLAGRRVEIVRNEDGSLRLRREWPGGAWRDALAHTARRIRARLRR; from the coding sequence ATGAGCAGTGCGACCGCGGGTGAGACGGCAGACGGCCGGGTGCGGGTGAGCGTGGTGGTGCCGGTGTTCCGGCCGAAGGAGTCGTTCGACGACCTCATCGCGTCGCTCGACGCCCAGACTTTGAGCCGCGACGCGTTCGAGGTGCTGCTGTGCGACGACGGCTCCGGAGAGGAGACCGCCGAACGGCTCGCGCACATCGCGAAGGACCGCCCGCACGTGCGCGTGCTGTCCCTGCCGCACTCCGGCTGGCCCGGCACGCCGCGCAACCGCGGCGTCGAGGAGGCCCGCGGCACGTACGTGCAGTTCGTCGATCAGGACGACCGCCTCTACCCGCGGGCGCTGGAGCGGCTGTGCGACTACGCGGACGAGAATGGCTCCGACGTCGTGATCGGCAAAGAGGTGGGCATCGGGCGCAAGCTGCCCGCCAAGATCTTCCAGCGCGACATCCCGCGGGCGGTGCTCGGTGAGGACCCGATCCTGGAGATGCTGACGCCGCACAAGATGTTCCGTACGGCGTTCCTGCGTGAGCACGGCATCCGCTTCCCCGACGGCAAGGTCCGGCTCGAGGACCACCTCTTCGTGATGCAGGCGTACTTCGCCGCCGATACGATCTCGGTGCTCGCGAGCGAGCCCTGCTACGCCTGGGTGAAGGAGCCGGGGAGCGCGAGCTCGGCCCGCATCGAGCCGGAGTCGTACTTCCCTCATCTGGAGACCGTGCTCGACGTGGTCGAGGCGAACACCGAGCCGGGCAAGGTGCGGGACCGGCTGCTGCGGCACTGGTTCCGCGGCAAGATCCTCAACCGGATCGCCGGCCGCCGGATGGTGAAGTACCCGGCGGAGTACCGCGACCGCCTGCTGGATGTGGTGGTGCCGCTCGTGCAGCGGCGCTTCGGCCCGGGGGTCGACGCCGGGCTGTCGTTCCCGCAGCGGATCCGGGCGGCGCTGCTGCGCGCAGACCGCCGGGACGACCTCATCGCGTTCGCCGCGTTCGAGGCGGAGACCACCTGCACGGCCACCGTGACGGCGGCGCGCTGGTCGCGCGGCGGCCTGCAGCTGACCGTGCGCGTCCGTCTGATGCGGGACGGCGAGGAGGCGTTCGTGTTCGAGACCGTCGGGTCCGCCGACCGCCTCGTCTCCCTCCCCCTGTCGACGACCGCAGACCTTCCGTCGGGGCTGCTCAACGCCCGCAAGGAGCGCCGCGCCGACCGTGTGGACCTGGTCGCGCGGGATACGCCGGCGCCCGGACAGCCGACGGAGTCGACCGCGGGTTCGGAGCGCAAGGTGGGCGGCCGCCGCCCGAAGCGCCTCGACGCGGTGCCGATCGCCCTGGACCCGATGAAGGTGTTCCGCGAGGACGGCGAGCGCGAGGCCGATCTGTCGGTGGCCGTGCGTTTCGCCGGGTGGATGTTCACCGCCCCGCTGACCGCCGCGCCGGACGTGACGGCGCACCTCGGCAGGTCGCCGCTTCTCGCGGGTCGCCGGGTCGAGATCGTGCGGAACGAGGACGGCAGCCTGCGGCTGCGCCGCGAATGGCCGGGCGGTGCCTGGCGCGATGCCCTCGCGCACACCGCTCGACGCATCCGCGCCCGACTCCGCCGCTGA